A single genomic interval of Saccharospirillum mangrovi harbors:
- a CDS encoding glyceraldehyde-3-phosphate dehydrogenase, with product MNPAVIDQTLLRWQEKEALAEAMIPIIGRLYRQNRVITSIYGRQIINQSVIQLLKTHRFVRQVEGHELSVNETLAVLELLNEMPLAPAHIDVGKLALKHRRQGKDIPLRDFLNAELAELQGSAINDENASRDVVLYGFGRIGRLLARILIEKAGGSPLRLRAIVVRPGGADNDLVKRASLLRRDSIHGSFEGTISVDHENNCLVANGTTIQVIYANDPTQVDYARYGIRDAILVDNTGKWRDREGLGQHLKCAGISRVLLTAPGKGDIKNIVHGINHLSIKDDDTIVSAASCTTNAITPVLKALNDRFGIENGHVETVHSYTNDQNLIDNYHKGERRGRSAPLNMVLTETGAAKAVAKALPELEGKLTGNAIRVPTPNVSMAILNLNLQSETTKDELNNFLRETSLYSDLHKQVDYTHSPEAVSSDFVGNRKTGIVDSGATIVTGNRAIVYVWYDNEAGYSAQVIRTVQDMAGIHYRVYPQEL from the coding sequence GTGAACCCAGCCGTCATAGATCAAACCCTGCTGCGCTGGCAGGAAAAGGAAGCACTCGCCGAAGCCATGATTCCCATCATCGGCCGGCTGTATCGTCAGAACCGAGTCATCACCTCGATTTATGGCCGCCAGATCATCAACCAATCGGTGATTCAGCTGCTGAAAACACACCGCTTTGTACGCCAGGTGGAAGGCCATGAATTGTCGGTGAATGAGACCTTGGCGGTGTTGGAGTTGTTGAATGAAATGCCATTGGCGCCGGCGCACATCGATGTGGGCAAGTTGGCGCTCAAGCACCGTCGGCAGGGCAAAGACATACCGCTGCGCGATTTTCTGAATGCCGAATTGGCGGAGTTGCAAGGCAGCGCCATCAACGACGAAAACGCATCACGCGATGTGGTGCTTTATGGCTTCGGTCGTATTGGTCGGTTGCTGGCACGCATCCTGATCGAAAAAGCCGGCGGTTCGCCGCTGCGGTTGCGCGCCATTGTCGTGCGTCCCGGTGGGGCGGATAACGACTTGGTAAAACGCGCCAGCTTACTGCGTCGCGATTCCATACACGGCAGTTTCGAAGGCACCATCAGCGTTGACCACGAAAACAATTGTCTGGTCGCCAATGGCACCACCATTCAGGTTATTTACGCCAACGATCCGACGCAGGTCGATTACGCCCGTTACGGCATTCGCGACGCCATTCTGGTCGACAACACCGGCAAATGGCGCGACCGTGAAGGCCTGGGCCAACACTTGAAATGCGCCGGCATCAGCCGCGTATTGTTAACGGCACCGGGTAAAGGCGACATCAAAAACATCGTTCACGGCATCAACCATCTCAGTATTAAAGACGACGACACTATTGTGTCGGCCGCGTCGTGCACGACCAACGCTATTACCCCAGTGCTGAAAGCGCTGAACGATCGTTTCGGCATTGAAAACGGCCACGTCGAAACCGTGCATTCCTACACCAACGATCAGAACCTGATCGATAACTATCACAAAGGCGAACGCCGCGGCCGCAGCGCGCCGTTGAACATGGTGTTGACCGAAACCGGGGCCGCCAAGGCGGTCGCCAAAGCGTTACCAGAACTGGAAGGCAAACTGACCGGCAATGCCATTCGGGTACCGACGCCTAATGTCTCGATGGCGATTTTGAACTTGAACCTGCAATCGGAAACGACCAAAGACGAGCTGAATAATTTCCTGCGCGAGACGTCGCTTTATTCCGATCTGCACAAACAGGTGGATTACACCCATTCACCGGAAGCGGTGTCGTCGGATTTCGTGGGCAATCGCAAAACCGGCATTGTCGACAGCGGCGCCACCATCGTGACGGGCAACCGCGCCATCGTGTACGTCTGGTACGACAACGAAGCCGGCTACAGCGCGCAGGTGATCCGAACCGTTCAGGACATGGCGGGCATTCATTACCGGGTGTACCCGCAAGAGCTGTAA
- a CDS encoding diguanylate cyclase, whose protein sequence is MTSPDNTQQRDELRQHFSRRVHDQARLVVNAWRTLDEVLWNPDWHQDFLRRCDKLLSLAVRYDLHPIRVEAEQLLALLASTRRDQAPPSHLLEALSEHIHRLAERCSRRDDSAAALNIDSRKPVYLCCSDDNQADSLRQHLHSFGIPAQIVADREALMLLVQHRRPAALLMDVEFDQAGLAIAQDIQHDQSPALPIYFYSQQTPSIEMRLAAARAEGAAFQEGTLDAGLLVKQLSALYAFRSEPPYRVLIVEDSPAQAFFAERTLNQAGMLTQVVDEPLTILDALESFQPDAILMDMYMPHCTGIELAQVIRQQWRYDVVPILYLSAEQDTRKQLEAMAQGGDDFLTKPVEPDMLVATVRNRCQRNRGLKEQMIRDSLTGLLDHINTLDVLRRSIQQAQAEQRDLCFAMIDIDHFKDVNDRFGHAVGDSVIRSLALFLRQRFRLTDRIGRYGGEEFAVVLHDIDLTKAGELLTKVSQSFAQIQHDAQSERINVTFSCGIAQLSPGDTANDLSKAADEALYQAKKSGRNRVCLAGQNS, encoded by the coding sequence ATGACCTCTCCCGACAACACTCAACAACGCGACGAACTGCGCCAGCATTTCAGTCGCCGTGTGCACGACCAGGCGCGGCTAGTCGTCAACGCCTGGCGCACGCTGGATGAAGTGTTGTGGAACCCGGACTGGCATCAGGATTTTCTGCGTCGCTGCGACAAACTGCTCAGTTTAGCCGTGCGCTACGATCTGCATCCGATCCGCGTCGAAGCCGAGCAACTGCTGGCGTTACTGGCCAGCACCCGGCGCGACCAGGCGCCGCCCAGCCATTTGCTGGAAGCGCTCAGCGAACACATTCATCGACTCGCCGAACGTTGCTCGCGCCGCGACGATTCCGCCGCCGCGCTGAACATCGATAGCCGCAAGCCGGTCTATTTGTGTTGCAGCGACGACAACCAAGCCGACAGTCTGCGCCAGCATCTGCATTCGTTCGGCATTCCCGCCCAGATCGTTGCCGACCGTGAAGCTCTGATGCTGCTGGTTCAACATCGGCGACCGGCCGCGTTGCTGATGGATGTCGAATTCGATCAGGCTGGCCTCGCCATCGCGCAGGATATTCAGCACGACCAATCGCCAGCGCTGCCGATTTATTTCTATTCGCAGCAAACCCCCAGCATTGAGATGCGCCTGGCCGCCGCGCGCGCCGAAGGCGCCGCTTTTCAGGAAGGCACGCTGGATGCGGGTTTGCTGGTCAAACAACTGAGTGCGCTCTACGCCTTTCGCTCTGAGCCGCCGTATCGGGTGTTGATTGTCGAAGATTCACCGGCACAGGCGTTCTTTGCCGAGCGGACGTTGAATCAGGCCGGTATGTTGACTCAGGTAGTGGACGAACCGCTGACCATTCTCGACGCACTGGAGTCGTTTCAGCCCGACGCCATCCTGATGGATATGTACATGCCACACTGCACCGGCATCGAACTGGCGCAGGTGATTCGCCAGCAATGGCGTTATGACGTGGTGCCGATTCTGTATTTGTCGGCCGAACAGGACACGCGCAAACAACTCGAAGCCATGGCGCAGGGCGGCGACGATTTTCTCACCAAGCCGGTCGAACCCGACATGCTGGTGGCGACGGTGCGCAACCGTTGCCAGCGCAATCGCGGCCTGAAAGAACAGATGATCCGCGACAGCCTTACCGGCCTGCTGGATCACATCAACACGCTCGATGTACTCAGACGCAGTATTCAACAAGCGCAAGCGGAACAGCGCGATCTGTGTTTTGCCATGATCGACATTGATCACTTCAAAGACGTAAACGACCGTTTCGGCCACGCCGTGGGTGATAGCGTTATTCGTTCGCTGGCGCTGTTTCTGCGCCAGCGTTTTCGTCTGACCGATCGCATTGGCCGTTATGGCGGCGAAGAATTTGCGGTCGTTTTGCACGACATCGATCTGACTAAAGCCGGTGAGCTATTGACCAAAGTCAGCCAGAGTTTTGCGCAGATTCAGCACGATGCTCAGTCAGAACGCATCAACGTCACTTTCAGTTGTGGCATCGCGCAATTGTCGCCAGGTGATACGGCAAACGATCTTAGTAAGGCCGCTGACGAAGCGCTGTATCAAGCGAAAAAATCGGGTCGAAATCGTGTCTGTCTGGCTGGACAAAACTCATAG